The sequence below is a genomic window from Providencia rettgeri.
TTTTCTAATAATGCAGCGATAGCGGGTAGCGAGCTTGAATCACCGGCCATGAAATAATGTTGTCTGGCAGGCAATAATGGGTCTGGGCCACCAGGGTTGGTAATACCCATCCAATTTCCGGGTTTTGCATCACGAGCAAATAGGTATGCAGGGCCAGTTGTTCCATCATGCATAGCAAATTCAATATCAATCTCGCTAACCTCTGGGCGGATGGCTCTGACCGTATAGGTACGAACAAATGGGCGAGGTTTGTCTTCTGGCCAGCTACGGCCTTCTTTACTTAGGATAGGGAGTGCGGGCTGGCTGCTTAAATCAGGGGCTAAAAATATTTTCAGGTGCCCACCTTCACAATCAGTTGGGTATGTATTGAGTTTTTCACCGGTGAAAGTAATGCTGCGAATAGATGGGCTGATATCGGTAATGGATTTGACTTGAATGAGCTGTGGTGGAGCCGGGCGGTAGATGTTTTTTTCAACAGGTTGTTCAGTGGCCACGGACGATCTCCTTTATTAATGATAATTTTATTATATGGTAATTATTATCATTATCATGAATAACTTTGTAAGTTGCAACAGCTAGTGAGCGATTGGAAGAGGATATTTATACAGAAAGGTTTTCAACAGTAGGGAGGCAATTTACAGTGATGAGTTGTTGATTTTAATAAAAATGCCGTATGACTTTTAGTCTACGGCATATCGAAAGGTAAATTACTTCACTTTCATTCCAGCGGCGGTCATCATCAATTTGAATACTGACGAAAATGCAAACAATGCAAGTACACTTCCGAACCAGATGATAGCCATCCAACCGA
It includes:
- a CDS encoding siderophore-interacting protein; translated protein: MATEQPVEKNIYRPAPPQLIQVKSITDISPSIRSITFTGEKLNTYPTDCEGGHLKIFLAPDLSSQPALPILSKEGRSWPEDKPRPFVRTYTVRAIRPEVSEIDIEFAMHDGTTGPAYLFARDAKPGNWMGITNPGGPDPLLPARQHYFMAGDSSSLPAIAALLEKMPATAQGKVVLRLDNPKDVRELRKPEHVDVIWICGDISKTAELISTFKSWEIPNSDCAFWIAGEDQIIRDLRRYIRREKGFGRDDIYAIPYWRYGYDEEGYHHERHAVMDNPDD
- a CDS encoding DUF2474 domain-containing protein; this translates as MSTSPWWKKLGWMAIIWFGSVLALFAFSSVFKLMMTAAGMKVK